A single genomic interval of Lentimicrobiaceae bacterium harbors:
- a CDS encoding M14 family zinc carboxypeptidase: protein MRKNLYLLFCSLFVSLLMYTNNSNSQSLTEYQKAQNYISQRGEVFFCFPNSDVELTKQISKYISIDKIVNDTVFAYSNQKGFDKILDYNIDIKTLTPPSLLYSVKTADYVKGSYAWDYYPTYEGFETMMHDFANDYPDICKLLIIDTLQSGRRLIGVRISDNVNEQENEPEFLYSATMHGDETTGYVLMLRLIDYLLSNYGVLPRVTDIVNNTDIVIFPLANPNGTYRAGNHTVNGATRYNANNVDLNRNYPDPKDGPHPDGNPWQEETIAFMNLADNNNFGMGANFHGGAEVANYPWDTWSKLTADDNWWKFISREYVDTVHKYSPYNYFSGFNNGIINGYQWYSINGGRQDYMNYFQNCREFTLEISNTKLLPTSQLNNHWEYNYRSFLNHIEQAQYGLHGVVTDSITGAPLYAKVNIALHDKDNSFVYTDKDVGDYHRYLKAGTYDVTYSAFSYTPKTFQVTVNDFETTILDVQLYNGALHANFTSDTNRTYIDGSIAYESLVAGNPDSLRWHFEGGIPATSVNFNPVVTYPESGNFSVKLIAYKGSFTHSVFEDNYVEVMPWHISNNKTYSLCEAKFVDDGGLENNYSNNQNRTITFVADRPNHKICAKFNSFNTEEIGGNCIDKLIVYNGADTNAAVIAELCGSTLPNDISSSNSDNALTFQFISNDAVTESGWDIDITCVDYTNINDFENPEVNIYPNPVTGNIINIETLSPIKSVICFDVSGRFVFGSKNISNNCLYHNLDNGVYSLKIETQNCTVTRKVIVNR, encoded by the coding sequence ATGCGCAAAAATTTATATTTACTATTCTGCTCCTTGTTCGTGTCGCTATTGATGTACACAAACAACTCCAATAGCCAAAGTTTAACCGAATACCAAAAAGCTCAAAACTATATTTCTCAAAGAGGTGAAGTGTTTTTCTGCTTCCCTAATAGCGATGTAGAGCTGACTAAACAAATCTCAAAATACATTTCTATAGACAAGATCGTTAATGATACGGTTTTCGCCTATTCTAATCAAAAAGGATTTGATAAAATACTCGACTATAATATAGATATAAAGACTTTGACACCGCCTTCATTGCTTTACAGCGTAAAAACTGCCGATTATGTCAAAGGAAGCTATGCTTGGGACTACTACCCTACTTACGAGGGCTTTGAGACTATGATGCATGATTTTGCCAACGACTACCCCGATATATGTAAACTTCTGATTATAGACACTTTACAAAGCGGTAGAAGGCTCATAGGTGTCAGAATTTCAGATAATGTTAACGAACAAGAAAACGAGCCGGAGTTTTTATACTCAGCTACAATGCATGGCGACGAAACAACAGGTTATGTGCTTATGCTCCGACTCATAGATTACCTGCTGTCTAATTACGGCGTATTGCCGCGTGTTACCGATATTGTTAACAACACCGACATTGTCATTTTCCCGTTGGCAAATCCCAACGGCACGTACCGCGCAGGTAACCACACCGTTAACGGAGCTACCAGATACAATGCCAACAACGTCGACCTTAACAGAAACTACCCCGACCCAAAAGACGGTCCGCACCCCGACGGAAACCCATGGCAAGAAGAAACTATTGCGTTTATGAACCTTGCCGATAATAATAATTTCGGCATGGGAGCTAATTTTCACGGTGGAGCCGAAGTTGCCAACTACCCATGGGATACATGGTCGAAACTTACTGCCGACGACAACTGGTGGAAGTTTATTTCGAGAGAATACGTCGATACCGTCCACAAATACTCGCCTTACAACTATTTCAGCGGCTTTAATAACGGTATAATAAACGGATACCAATGGTATAGCATAAACGGCGGAAGGCAAGACTATATGAATTATTTTCAAAATTGCAGAGAATTTACTCTAGAAATTTCAAATACTAAGCTACTGCCAACAAGTCAGCTCAATAACCATTGGGAATATAATTATCGCTCGTTTTTAAATCATATAGAGCAAGCCCAATACGGACTGCACGGTGTTGTTACCGACTCCATCACCGGCGCCCCTTTATACGCCAAAGTTAATATAGCTTTGCACGATAAAGATAACTCGTTTGTGTATACCGATAAAGATGTAGGTGATTATCATCGATATTTAAAAGCCGGTACTTACGATGTTACCTATTCGGCTTTCAGTTATACCCCTAAAACTTTTCAGGTTACCGTTAATGATTTTGAAACTACAATTCTAGACGTACAACTGTACAATGGCGCGTTACACGCCAATTTTACTTCCGATACAAACAGAACCTATATTGACGGCAGCATTGCGTACGAGAGTTTGGTTGCCGGCAACCCCGACAGCTTAAGATGGCACTTCGAAGGCGGAATCCCAGCTACATCAGTGAACTTCAATCCTGTTGTTACGTATCCCGAAAGTGGAAACTTTTCAGTAAAACTCATTGCTTACAAAGGTTCTTTCACCCATAGCGTTTTTGAAGATAATTATGTTGAAGTCATGCCTTGGCATATATCCAACAACAAAACTTATAGCTTATGCGAAGCTAAATTTGTTGACGACGGCGGCTTGGAAAATAACTACAGCAACAACCAAAATAGAACAATCACTTTTGTTGCAGACAGACCCAATCATAAAATTTGTGCTAAGTTCAACAGTTTTAATACCGAAGAAATTGGTGGCAACTGCATTGACAAACTTATTGTTTACAACGGAGCTGACACAAATGCTGCAGTTATTGCAGAACTTTGCGGAAGTACATTGCCCAACGATATTAGCTCATCAAATTCGGATAATGCACTAACCTTTCAATTTATATCTAATGATGCTGTAACCGAAAGCGGATGGGATATCGACATTACATGTGTTGATTATACTAATATCAATGACTTTGAAAATCCGGAAGTAAACATTTATCCTAATCCTGTTACAGGAAACATTATAAATATTGAAACCCTGTCGCCTATAAAATCGGTAATATGTTTTGATGTTTCAGGCAGATTTGTTTTCGGAAGCAAAAATATTAGCAATAACTGTTTATATCATAACTTAGATAACGGAGTTTACAGTCTGAAAATTGAAACGCAAAACTGTACGGTTACTAGGAAGGTTATTGTAAATAGGTAG
- the dapA gene encoding 4-hydroxy-tetrahydrodipicolinate synthase: MNNVFKGTGVAIVTPFHKHGTVDFSSLENLVEHIIKGKASYIVVLGTTGEAVTLSKEEKLAVSSYIVEVVNNRLPLVLGVGSNNTQEVINTFHHSTLIESFQAIMSVTPCYNKPQQKGLYYHYKNISAACPLPIIMYNVPGRTSVNMTAETTLKIAQEFPNIIGIKEASGNMAQVMSIIKNKPDNFLVISGDDLLALPIIAAGGDGVISVAANAFPDIVSQMVNFALDKNLEKAVPLHYKMLDFVNAIFEQGNPSGIKAALEILGLIQQYVRLPLVKVEKTLYNNIASIIETLNKK, translated from the coding sequence ATGAATAATGTATTTAAAGGCACCGGTGTTGCCATAGTTACACCATTTCACAAGCACGGCACTGTCGACTTTTCGTCCTTAGAAAATTTAGTCGAGCACATAATTAAAGGCAAGGCTTCATACATTGTAGTACTGGGTACGACAGGCGAAGCGGTAACTTTGTCGAAAGAAGAAAAACTAGCCGTTTCTTCATACATAGTTGAAGTTGTTAACAATCGACTGCCTCTAGTTTTGGGAGTTGGAAGCAATAATACCCAAGAAGTAATAAACACGTTTCATCACTCCACGTTAATAGAATCCTTTCAAGCTATTATGTCGGTTACGCCTTGTTACAACAAGCCTCAGCAAAAAGGTTTGTATTATCACTATAAAAATATTTCGGCTGCTTGTCCTTTGCCAATCATTATGTACAATGTGCCGGGACGAACTTCGGTTAATATGACTGCCGAAACTACACTTAAAATTGCTCAGGAGTTTCCGAATATTATAGGCATTAAAGAAGCCAGCGGAAATATGGCTCAAGTTATGAGTATTATTAAAAACAAACCCGATAACTTTTTGGTAATTTCCGGCGATGATCTTTTGGCGTTGCCTATTATCGCCGCCGGTGGCGATGGCGTTATATCGGTTGCTGCAAACGCATTTCCCGATATTGTATCACAAATGGTTAACTTTGCCTTAGACAAGAACTTGGAAAAAGCTGTTCCGCTACACTACAAAATGTTAGACTTTGTCAATGCTATTTTCGAACAAGGAAATCCATCGGGAATTAAAGCTGCTCTGGAAATATTAGGACTTATACAACAATATGTCAGACTACCTCTCGTTAAAGTAGAAAAAACTTTATACAATAATATTGCAAGCATAATTGAAACTTTAAACAAAAAATAA
- a CDS encoding RNA pseudouridine synthase gives MSNTNSVSNTSNNNRIDKELEILFEDNHIIVIDKKSSQLVQGDRTGDDSLSDFVKNYLKVKYNKPGNVFLGVVHRIDRPVSGIVVFAKTSKALTRLNNMFRSSEVSKKYLAVVEGTPPKTEDMLINHLLRNSDKNKSFVVSSGTPNSKEAKLKYKLLATGKTLSLLEVELLTGRHHQIRCQLANIGCIIKGDVKYGSKRTNGDGSISLHAYSLKFIHPVSKQEVSITSKPLDKEYFNLFRDSMLQL, from the coding sequence ATGAGCAATACTAATAGCGTTAGCAATACATCAAATAACAATAGAATAGATAAAGAATTAGAAATACTTTTTGAGGATAATCATATTATCGTTATAGATAAAAAATCGTCGCAACTTGTGCAGGGCGACCGTACCGGCGATGATTCGTTAAGCGATTTTGTTAAAAATTATCTGAAAGTTAAGTATAACAAACCCGGCAATGTATTTTTGGGAGTAGTTCATCGTATCGACCGTCCTGTAAGCGGTATTGTGGTTTTTGCCAAGACTTCAAAAGCATTAACCCGATTGAATAATATGTTCAGAAGTTCGGAAGTGTCGAAAAAATATTTAGCTGTTGTAGAAGGAACTCCACCCAAAACAGAGGATATGCTTATAAATCATTTGCTTCGCAACAGCGATAAAAACAAGAGCTTTGTTGTATCGTCGGGAACTCCAAATTCAAAAGAAGCTAAATTGAAATACAAGTTACTAGCTACAGGCAAAACACTATCGTTATTGGAAGTTGAGTTGCTTACCGGTCGTCATCATCAAATACGTTGTCAGCTTGCCAACATTGGCTGCATTATAAAAGGCGATGTTAAATACGGCTCAAAACGTACAAACGGCGATGGTTCAATTTCGCTTCATGCGTATAGTCTTAAATTTATCCATCCGGTCAGCAAGCAAGAAGTTAGCATAACTTCAAAACCATTGGACAAGGAATATTTTAATTTGTTTCGCGATAGCATGCTACAACTGTAA
- a CDS encoding flavodoxin, with amino-acid sequence MKKIGLFYGSTTGNAENVANIIADKIGRDKVEVFNVADIDIAELVNFDNLILGTSTWGFGDLQDDWEVLLSDLEELDLSGKNVALFAVGNSQSNSDSFCGSMSHLYNAIKENGPKIIEGVSVEGYSFDESDSVIDDKFVGLAIDEDNESDLTEGRVDNWLKTVLPNFS; translated from the coding sequence ATGAAAAAGATTGGACTTTTTTACGGGTCAACAACCGGAAATGCCGAAAACGTTGCAAATATTATAGCCGACAAGATAGGCAGAGATAAAGTAGAAGTATTTAATGTAGCTGATATAGATATAGCCGAATTAGTAAATTTCGACAACTTAATTTTAGGAACATCAACCTGGGGTTTTGGCGATTTGCAAGACGACTGGGAAGTGTTACTATCTGATTTGGAAGAATTGGACTTGAGTGGAAAAAACGTAGCTCTTTTTGCAGTTGGCAATTCGCAAAGCAACTCCGATTCGTTTTGCGGAAGCATGAGTCATTTGTACAATGCAATAAAAGAGAACGGTCCTAAAATTATTGAAGGAGTTTCTGTTGAAGGTTATTCTTTCGATGAGTCGGATTCGGTTATCGACGACAAATTTGTCGGATTGGCTATTGATGAAGACAATGAAAGCGATTTAACTGAAGGTAGGGTTGATAACTGGCTAAAAACAGTGCTACCAAATTTTAGTTAA
- a CDS encoding DUF4249 family protein → MNRIFFKIFGITLIIFTFLSCKNDFDLNAEYKEINIVHGILDYQDTTHYLRINKAFLGENSAIEYAKILDSSFINNAVVKIMDSSANGVVEIIFDTITLYNKKEGDFYAPKQIVYKADFLINNDHTYKLIVDNSASENITSAETKPLGNFNFTSYNVTGYTFSINNSKDRRTDIEFSNSNHAKRYKLDIVFHYKELRSNFDTSYSKIKWSLPEVMGSNTSGSGRSRVSFLGIEFYNYCLFAIPYSDPNIENAIKKRLVHKFELTLTAIDENLSIYLDAAKNSGNSIIETPMYTNINNGYGIFASRRQIVRTYDVSKSTEFILTSEEAMQPLKFIPY, encoded by the coding sequence ATGAATAGAATTTTTTTTAAAATCTTTGGCATAACCCTTATTATTTTTACATTTTTATCGTGCAAAAACGACTTCGACCTTAATGCGGAATATAAGGAAATAAATATTGTTCATGGCATATTAGACTATCAAGATACAACTCACTACCTTAGAATTAACAAAGCATTTTTGGGAGAAAATAGCGCTATTGAATATGCCAAAATTTTAGACTCTTCGTTTATAAACAACGCCGTTGTTAAAATTATGGATTCTTCGGCTAATGGTGTTGTTGAAATTATCTTCGACACTATTACTCTGTACAACAAAAAAGAAGGCGATTTCTACGCACCAAAACAAATAGTATATAAAGCCGACTTCTTAATCAATAATGACCATACGTACAAACTTATTGTCGATAATTCTGCCAGCGAAAACATTACTTCTGCCGAAACAAAACCCCTTGGCAACTTCAACTTCACATCGTATAATGTTACCGGCTACACATTTAGCATTAATAATAGCAAAGACAGAAGAACCGATATTGAATTTTCAAATTCAAATCATGCTAAACGCTACAAACTTGATATAGTTTTTCACTACAAGGAATTAAGAAGTAATTTTGACACAAGCTATTCGAAAATTAAATGGAGCCTACCCGAAGTTATGGGCTCTAATACTTCCGGAAGCGGACGTTCGCGTGTCTCATTTTTAGGAATAGAATTCTATAATTACTGTTTATTCGCTATTCCCTACTCCGACCCAAACATAGAAAATGCTATAAAAAAGCGTTTGGTTCACAAATTTGAGCTTACGCTAACTGCTATTGACGAAAATTTGAGCATATACTTAGATGCCGCTAAAAACAGCGGAAACTCAATTATTGAAACACCAATGTACACTAATATAAATAATGGATATGGTATTTTTGCTTCGCGAAGACAAATAGTCAGAACATACGATGTAAGTAAAAGTACCGAATTTATATTAACATCCGAAGAAGCTATGCAACCTCTTAAATTTATCCCTTATTAA
- the panB gene encoding 3-methyl-2-oxobutanoate hydroxymethyltransferase yields MESKFKQLPRITTLVLQEMKNSGEKISMLTAYDYATAKLMDKAGIDSILVGDSAANVMAGYKSTLPITLDEMIYHAKSVVRAVSRALVVVDMPFGSYQGNWKKALDGAIRIMKETGASALKLEGGVEIADSVKSIIDAGIPVMGHLGLTPQSINKFGSYTVRAKDDKESKKLIEDSRLLEELGCFGIVLEKIPAILAEEVTRNAEIPIIGIGAGSGVDGQVLVFQDMVGITQDFSPRFLRRYANLNTDIIDAVQRYIADVKAVNFPNADEQY; encoded by the coding sequence ATGGAAAGTAAATTCAAACAACTACCACGTATAACAACTCTTGTACTACAAGAAATGAAAAACAGCGGTGAAAAAATTTCTATGCTCACTGCTTATGATTATGCAACAGCGAAGCTTATGGATAAAGCGGGAATAGATTCTATTTTGGTTGGCGATTCGGCTGCAAATGTTATGGCAGGTTATAAAAGCACCCTACCTATAACCTTAGACGAAATGATTTATCATGCTAAATCAGTTGTGCGTGCCGTAAGTAGGGCATTGGTTGTAGTTGACATGCCTTTTGGAAGCTATCAGGGAAATTGGAAAAAGGCTTTAGACGGAGCCATCAGAATAATGAAAGAAACCGGTGCAAGTGCTTTAAAATTAGAAGGTGGCGTTGAAATAGCCGATTCTGTTAAAAGCATTATTGATGCAGGAATTCCTGTTATGGGACATTTGGGACTCACACCGCAGTCGATAAACAAATTCGGTTCATATACCGTTAGAGCAAAAGACGATAAGGAAAGTAAAAAATTAATAGAAGATTCGCGTCTGTTGGAAGAACTTGGATGTTTTGGAATTGTTTTAGAAAAAATTCCTGCAATATTGGCTGAAGAAGTAACTCGCAATGCCGAAATTCCTATTATAGGTATTGGAGCCGGTAGCGGTGTAGATGGGCAAGTCTTAGTTTTTCAGGATATGGTAGGCATTACTCAAGATTTTTCTCCACGTTTCCTACGCCGATATGCCAATCTTAATACTGATATAATAGACGCAGTGCAAAGATACATTGCCGATGTAAAAGCAGTTAATTTTCCTAATGCCGATGAGCAATACTAA